The Ciona intestinalis chromosome 11, KH, whole genome shotgun sequence genome has a segment encoding these proteins:
- the ets/pointed1 gene encoding ets transcription factor isoform X1, protein MNFNNNEAAANVKDFAVSTHSVLPDEMYLAETYPLRSQATEQATFSPFYKNLGAEYYTDDESSTINALFDDAVSTWPQRETNLQNSHAEERSSCMHQSYQKQFPYLHQKLLSSGVGAHGTASGFESFTSPNTMEVGPCNKARVSTKVESFPLLHKDYQEQSVCWSSSRNDMTRPPQLPRRSNSCLSSLESLAHSLSSAPLLDPDFFQSTKQKNKIRRCKRSQDRRLRRRRATISCSHNEKISKTFPNRTQNQPNLNQSNLFHKDRNLNTQQSTSSNPPPNITHMDGDFESLFEEPQIKEEFSEVDSFPNKATAWKSYAATLSSPGSECAFPDMDGLWGGNRSSYHGGHQRIPHHPGEADSLHVSFPSYYNFANELGRSGGQQHDVTDHAVFKEPNVVQRSSSSQSYHRNGSISQSRSPDSSSRNSSSRTSSAQYLPCANPSPHTVSAEASLSYMQHPYTPYLPHHLPPGPADERNDFQVPQDFTLTPSDLSTATYPAFRGLPDPAHQSSKLHGSTTSVEDSSRDQLCNLTPPTTDSHSPCLYGEQGARAISTPYHQQSNEMPPTLPPVALAAMPDFYAREPFTYEHQAALNSIGASAELASPKDKYTQGLYDGYRDAIDVAGNRGRRSYEALSVNPIINVQDLTGYTGTVAGNGPIQLWQFLLELLCDPACKHLIKWTGEGWQFKMEEPDEVAKLWGIRKNKPKMTYEKLSRGIRYYYDKNIIVKCQSRRYVYKYVNNLDSILGHTALQIHKMLGIQPLNDEQDDTASPKEIKPVNLPVVIPQSVGTLVPASVSPPSSTEQATKKQSRSPQLPTGEPPFDYNAAHTSKGFVHFGEHGSTIQPAESFSETSMSTVTVNMAVNAKAENLNLKMGDNFRENEKKPVFDDWIREIARRNPSHINNVGPTTSQDNNVQSNHRPPKEQHRSSATPDGETQRQIKAHAQTRQEEVNNNNYNSNNNHGYYFNPHTSCMQATYTCTQ, encoded by the exons atgaattttaacaataacgAGGCAGCAGCAAACGTAAAAGACTTTGCCGTATCCACGCATTCCGTGCTACCAGATGAGATGTATTTAGCGGAGACGTACCCGTTACGATCTCAAGCCACCGAGCAAGCTACGTTCTCGCCATTTTACAAGAACTTGGGCGCTGAGTATTACACAGACGACGAGTCTTCAACCATCAACGCTTTATTTGACGACGCTGTTTCAACATGGCCACAGAGAGAAACGAACTTACAAAATAGCCACGCAGAAGAACGAAGTAGCTGCATGCACCAGAGTTACCAAAAGCAATTCCCTTATTTGCATCAAAAACTCTTGTCTAGTGGTGTCGGAGCCCACGGTACCGCATCAGGGTTTGAGTCATTTACATCTCCCAACACTATGGAGGTAGGTCCGTGTAATAAAGCTCGCGTGTCTACTAAGGTCGAATCGTTTCCTCTATTACACAAGGATTATCAGGAGCAGAGTGTTTGTTGGTCAAGTAGTAGGAACGACATGACCCGTCCTCCACAACTTCCCAGAAGGAGCAATTCCTGTTTATCTTCCCTAGAGAGCCTTGCTCACTCTCTCTCCTCTGCTCCTCTTCTTGATCCTGATTTCTTTCAATCCACAAAGCAAAAGAATAAGATAAGAAGATGCAAAAGAAGTCAAGATCGAAGATTACGCAGAAGAAGAGCGACCATTAGTTGCTCtcacaatgaaaaaatatcaaaaacttTTCCAAACCGAACCCAAAACCAACCAAACCTAAATCAATCAAACTTATTTCACAAGGATCGAAACCTCAACACCCAACAATCGACCTCATCGAATCCTCCGCCAAACATTACACACATGGATGGTGACTTTGAAAGTTTATTCGAAGAGCCGCAGATAAAAGAAGAGTTTTCCGAAGTCGACTCGTTCCCCAACAAGG CTACCGCGTGGAAATCATACGCCGCAACTTTATCGAGTCCTGGGTCGGAATGCGCGTTCCCTGACATGGACGGACTGTGGGGGGGAAACCGATCCAGTTACCACGGAGGACACCAACGTATTCCTCATCATCCTGGGGAGGCAGATTCACTACAC GTGTCATTTCCTTCGTATTATAATTTTGCAAACGAGCTTGGTAGAAGCGGGGGTCAACAACACGATGTAACAGATCATGCTGTCTTCAAGGAGCCGAACGTTGTACAACGAAGTTCGTCTTCACAAAGTTACCATCGTAACGGTTCTATTTCCCAATCTCGCTCACCTGATAGTAGTTCTAG GAACTCCAGCAGTAGAACATCATCGGCTCAATATCTACCGTGTGCAAACCCTTCCCCACACACCGTATCTGCTGAAGCATCGCTATCATACATGCAGCACCCATACACCCCCTACCTTCCACACCACCTTCCACCAGGCCCCGCCGACGAAAGAAACGACTTCCAAGTCCCGCAGGATTTTACTTTAACCCCGAGCGATCTATCGACGGCAACTTACCCAGCGTTCCGCGGTTTACCGGACCCCGCGCACCAATCTTCTAAGCTACATGGATCAACCACGAGTGTCGAGGACTCGAGCCGAGACCAACTTTGTAATCTGACCCCACCCACTACTGACAGCCACTCACCGTGTCTATACGGCGAGCAAGGGGCAAGAGCTATATCCACACCTTACCACCAGCAGTCTAATGAAATGCCGCCGACTCTTCCGCCTGTTGCTCTTGCAGCCATGCCCGACTTTTACGCTCGTGAGCCCTTCACATATGAGCACCAAGCAGCGTTAAATTCTATAGGCGCTTCTGCTGAGCTGGCATCTCCGAAAGATAAATACACTCAGGGCCTCTACGACGGCTACAGAGACGCAATAGATGTTGCTGGCAATCGTGGTCGGCGATCTTACGAAGCATTGAGCGTAAACCCGATCATAAATGTCCAGGATCTCACAGGATACACAGGTACAGTTGCAG GTAATGGACCAATACAGTTGTGGCAGTTCTTACTCGAGTTATTGTGCGATCCTGCTTGTAAACACTTGATTAAATGGACGGGTGAAGGGTGGCAGTTTAAAATGGAGGAGCCAGACGAAGTTGCGAA GCTCTGGGGTATCCGCAAGAATAAACCCAAAATGACGTACGAGAAGTTGTCGCGCGGTATAAGATACTATTATGACAAAAACATCATCGTAAAATGTCAATCAAG GCGGTATGTTTACAAGTACGTGAACAATTTGGATTCAATCCTTGGCCACACAGCTTTACAAATCCATAAAATGTTGGGAATCCAACCTTTGAACGACGAGCAAGACGATACTGCTTCACCAAAAGAAATCAAACCCGTGAACCTACCCGTGGTCATACCACAGTCAGTGGGAACCCTTGTGCCTGCATCTGTATCACCGCCGTCAAGCACTGAAC AAGCGACAAAAAAGCAATCGCGTTCCCCACAGTTGCCCACGGGAGAGCCACCGTTTGATTACAACGCAGCTCATACATCGAAGGGATTCGTTCACTTCGGCGAGCATGGCAGTACTATCCAGCCGGCAGAATCCTTCAGTGAAACGTCGATGTCAACAGTAACCGTCAACATGGCGGTAAACGCCAAAGCAGAGAATTTGAACCTGAAAATGGGCGACAATTTTCGGG AAAATGAAAAGAAGCCAGTGTTTGACGATTGGATTCGGGAAATAGCAAGGAGAAACCCTTCGCATATAAACAACGTTGGACCAACAACGTCACAAGACAACAACGTCCAATCAAACCACAGACCACCAAAGGAACAGCACCGCTCTTCTGCGACACCTGACGGCGAGACGCAGCGACAAATTAAAGCCCATGCGCAAACTCGCCAAGAAGAAGTCAACAATAATAACTACAACAGCAACAATAACCACGGCTATTATTTTAACCCACACACCTCCTGCATGCAAGCTACATACACATGCACGCAATAA
- the ets/pointed1 gene encoding ets transcription factor isoform X3: protein MSSNIYHDISDPSARIYCTPEYATAWKSYAATLSSPGSECAFPDMDGLWGGNRSSYHGGHQRIPHHPGEADSLHVSFPSYYNFANELGRSGGQQHDVTDHAVFKEPNVVQRSSSSQSYHRNGSISQSRSPDSSSRNSSSRTSSAQYLPCANPSPHTVSAEASLSYMQHPYTPYLPHHLPPGPADERNDFQVPQDFTLTPSDLSTATYPAFRGLPDPAHQSSKLHGSTTSVEDSSRDQLCNLTPPTTDSHSPCLYGEQGARAISTPYHQQSNEMPPTLPPVALAAMPDFYAREPFTYEHQAALNSIGASAELASPKDKYTQGLYDGYRDAIDVAGNRGRRSYEALSVNPIINVQDLTGYTGTVAGNGPIQLWQFLLELLCDPACKHLIKWTGEGWQFKMEEPDEVAKLWGIRKNKPKMTYEKLSRGIRYYYDKNIIVKCQSRRYVYKYVNNLDSILGHTALQIHKMLGIQPLNDEQDDTASPKEIKPVNLPVVIPQSVGTLVPASVSPPSSTEQATKKQSRSPQLPTGEPPFDYNAAHTSKGFVHFGEHGSTIQPAESFSETSMSTVTVNMAVNAKAENLNLKMGDNFRENEKKPVFDDWIREIARRNPSHINNVGPTTSQDNNVQSNHRPPKEQHRSSATPDGETQRQIKAHAQTRQEEVNNNNYNSNNNHGYYFNPHTSCMQATYTCTQ from the exons ATGTCGTCCAATATATACCATGATATAAGCGACCCTTCAGCTAGAATTTACTGCACTCCCGAATACG CTACCGCGTGGAAATCATACGCCGCAACTTTATCGAGTCCTGGGTCGGAATGCGCGTTCCCTGACATGGACGGACTGTGGGGGGGAAACCGATCCAGTTACCACGGAGGACACCAACGTATTCCTCATCATCCTGGGGAGGCAGATTCACTACAC GTGTCATTTCCTTCGTATTATAATTTTGCAAACGAGCTTGGTAGAAGCGGGGGTCAACAACACGATGTAACAGATCATGCTGTCTTCAAGGAGCCGAACGTTGTACAACGAAGTTCGTCTTCACAAAGTTACCATCGTAACGGTTCTATTTCCCAATCTCGCTCACCTGATAGTAGTTCTAG GAACTCCAGCAGTAGAACATCATCGGCTCAATATCTACCGTGTGCAAACCCTTCCCCACACACCGTATCTGCTGAAGCATCGCTATCATACATGCAGCACCCATACACCCCCTACCTTCCACACCACCTTCCACCAGGCCCCGCCGACGAAAGAAACGACTTCCAAGTCCCGCAGGATTTTACTTTAACCCCGAGCGATCTATCGACGGCAACTTACCCAGCGTTCCGCGGTTTACCGGACCCCGCGCACCAATCTTCTAAGCTACATGGATCAACCACGAGTGTCGAGGACTCGAGCCGAGACCAACTTTGTAATCTGACCCCACCCACTACTGACAGCCACTCACCGTGTCTATACGGCGAGCAAGGGGCAAGAGCTATATCCACACCTTACCACCAGCAGTCTAATGAAATGCCGCCGACTCTTCCGCCTGTTGCTCTTGCAGCCATGCCCGACTTTTACGCTCGTGAGCCCTTCACATATGAGCACCAAGCAGCGTTAAATTCTATAGGCGCTTCTGCTGAGCTGGCATCTCCGAAAGATAAATACACTCAGGGCCTCTACGACGGCTACAGAGACGCAATAGATGTTGCTGGCAATCGTGGTCGGCGATCTTACGAAGCATTGAGCGTAAACCCGATCATAAATGTCCAGGATCTCACAGGATACACAGGTACAGTTGCAG GTAATGGACCAATACAGTTGTGGCAGTTCTTACTCGAGTTATTGTGCGATCCTGCTTGTAAACACTTGATTAAATGGACGGGTGAAGGGTGGCAGTTTAAAATGGAGGAGCCAGACGAAGTTGCGAA GCTCTGGGGTATCCGCAAGAATAAACCCAAAATGACGTACGAGAAGTTGTCGCGCGGTATAAGATACTATTATGACAAAAACATCATCGTAAAATGTCAATCAAG GCGGTATGTTTACAAGTACGTGAACAATTTGGATTCAATCCTTGGCCACACAGCTTTACAAATCCATAAAATGTTGGGAATCCAACCTTTGAACGACGAGCAAGACGATACTGCTTCACCAAAAGAAATCAAACCCGTGAACCTACCCGTGGTCATACCACAGTCAGTGGGAACCCTTGTGCCTGCATCTGTATCACCGCCGTCAAGCACTGAAC AAGCGACAAAAAAGCAATCGCGTTCCCCACAGTTGCCCACGGGAGAGCCACCGTTTGATTACAACGCAGCTCATACATCGAAGGGATTCGTTCACTTCGGCGAGCATGGCAGTACTATCCAGCCGGCAGAATCCTTCAGTGAAACGTCGATGTCAACAGTAACCGTCAACATGGCGGTAAACGCCAAAGCAGAGAATTTGAACCTGAAAATGGGCGACAATTTTCGGG AAAATGAAAAGAAGCCAGTGTTTGACGATTGGATTCGGGAAATAGCAAGGAGAAACCCTTCGCATATAAACAACGTTGGACCAACAACGTCACAAGACAACAACGTCCAATCAAACCACAGACCACCAAAGGAACAGCACCGCTCTTCTGCGACACCTGACGGCGAGACGCAGCGACAAATTAAAGCCCATGCGCAAACTCGCCAAGAAGAAGTCAACAATAATAACTACAACAGCAACAATAACCACGGCTATTATTTTAACCCACACACCTCCTGCATGCAAGCTACATACACATGCACGCAATAA
- the ets/pointed1 gene encoding ets transcription factor (The RefSeq protein has 7 substitutions compared to this genomic sequence): MSSNIYHDISDPSARIYCTPEYATAWKSYAATLSSPGSECAFPDMDGLWGGNRSSYHGGHQRIPHHPGEADSLHVSFPSYYNFANELGRSGGQQHDVTDHAVFKEPNVVQRSSSSQSYHRNGSISQSRSPDGSSRNSSSRTSSAQYLPCANPSPHTVSAEASLSYMQHPYTPYLPQHLPPGPADERNDFQVPQDFTLTPSDLSTATYPAFRGLPEPAHQTSKLHGSTTSVEDSSRDQLCNLTPPTTDSHSPCLYGEQGARAISTPYHQQSNEMPPTLPPVALAAMPDFYAREPFTYEHQAALNSIGASSELASPKDKYTQGLYDGYRDAIDVAGNRGRRSYEALSVNPIINVQDLTGYTGTVAGNGPIQLWQFLLELLCDPACKHLIKWTGEGWQFKMEEPDEVAKRYVYKYVNNLDSILGHTALQIHKMLGIQPLNDEQDDTASPKEIKPVNLPVVIPQSVGTLVPASVSPPSSTEQATKKQSRSPQLPTGEPPFDYNAAHTSKGFVHFGEHGSTIQPAESFSETSMSTVTVNMAVNATAENLNLKMGDNFRENEKKPVFDDWIREIARRNPSHINNVGPTTSQDNNVQSNHRPPKEQHRSSVTPDGETQRQIKAHAQTRQEEVNNNNYNSNNNHGYYFNPHTSCMQATYTCTQ, translated from the exons ATGTCGTCCAATATATACCATGATATAAGCGACCCTTCAGCTAGAATTTACTGCACTCCCGAATACG CTACCGCGTGGAAATCATACGCCGCAACTTTATCGAGTCCTGGGTCGGAATGCGCGTTCCCTGACATGGACGGACTGTGGGGGGGAAACCGATCCAGTTACCACGGAGGACACCAACGTATTCCTCATCATCCTGGGGAGGCAGATTCACTACAC GTGTCATTTCCTTCGTATTATAATTTTGCAAACGAGCTTGGTAGAAGCGGGGGTCAACAACACGATGTAACAGATCATGCTGTCTTCAAGGAGCCGAACGTTGTACAACGAAGTTCGTCTTCACAAAGTTACCATCGTAACGGTTCTATTTCCCAATCTCGCTCACCTGATAGTAGTTCTAG GAACTCCAGCAGTAGAACATCATCGGCTCAATATCTACCGTGTGCAAACCCTTCCCCACACACCGTATCTGCTGAAGCATCGCTATCATACATGCAGCACCCATACACCCCCTACCTTCCACACCACCTTCCACCAGGCCCCGCCGACGAAAGAAACGACTTCCAAGTCCCGCAGGATTTTACTTTAACCCCGAGCGATCTATCGACGGCAACTTACCCAGCGTTCCGCGGTTTACCGGACCCCGCGCACCAATCTTCTAAGCTACATGGATCAACCACGAGTGTCGAGGACTCGAGCCGAGACCAACTTTGTAATCTGACCCCACCCACTACTGACAGCCACTCACCGTGTCTATACGGCGAGCAAGGGGCAAGAGCTATATCCACACCTTACCACCAGCAGTCTAATGAAATGCCGCCGACTCTTCCGCCTGTTGCTCTTGCAGCCATGCCCGACTTTTACGCTCGTGAGCCCTTCACATATGAGCACCAAGCAGCGTTAAATTCTATAGGCGCTTCTGCTGAGCTGGCATCTCCGAAAGATAAATACACTCAGGGCCTCTACGACGGCTACAGAGACGCAATAGATGTTGCTGGCAATCGTGGTCGGCGATCTTACGAAGCATTGAGCGTAAACCCGATCATAAATGTCCAGGATCTCACAGGATACACAGGTACAGTTGCAG GTAATGGACCAATACAGTTGTGGCAGTTCTTACTCGAGTTATTGTGCGATCCTGCTTGTAAACACTTGATTAAATGGACGGGTGAAGGGTGGCAGTTTAAAATGGAGGAGCCAGACGAAGTTGCGAA GCGGTATGTTTACAAGTACGTGAACAATTTGGATTCAATCCTTGGCCACACAGCTTTACAAATCCATAAAATGTTGGGAATCCAACCTTTGAACGACGAGCAAGACGATACTGCTTCACCAAAAGAAATCAAACCCGTGAACCTACCCGTGGTCATACCACAGTCAGTGGGAACCCTTGTGCCTGCATCTGTATCACCGCCGTCAAGCACTGAAC AAGCGACAAAAAAGCAATCGCGTTCCCCACAGTTGCCCACGGGAGAGCCACCGTTTGATTACAACGCAGCTCATACATCGAAGGGATTCGTTCACTTCGGCGAGCATGGCAGTACTATCCAGCCGGCAGAATCCTTCAGTGAAACGTCGATGTCAACAGTAACCGTCAACATGGCGGTAAACGCCAAAGCAGAGAATTTGAACCTGAAAATGGGCGACAATTTTCGGG AAAATGAAAAGAAGCCAGTGTTTGACGATTGGATTCGGGAAATAGCAAGGAGAAACCCTTCGCATATAAACAACGTTGGACCAACAACGTCACAAGACAACAACGTCCAATCAAACCACAGACCACCAAAGGAACAGCACCGCTCTTCTGCGACACCTGACGGCGAGACGCAGCGACAAATTAAAGCCCATGCGCAAACTCGCCAAGAAGAAGTCAACAATAATAACTACAACAGCAACAATAACCACGGCTATTATTTTAACCCACACACCTCCTGCATGCAAGCTACATACACATGCACGCAATAA
- the ets/pointed1 gene encoding ets transcription factor isoform X2, producing MNFNNNEAAANVKDFAVSTHSVLPDEMYLAETYPLRSQATEQATFSPFYKNLGAEYYTDDESSTINALFDDAVSTWPQRETNLQNSHAEERSSCMHQSYQKQFPYLHQKLLSSGVGAHGTASGFESFTSPNTMEVGPCNKARVSTKVESFPLLHKDYQEQSVCWSSSRNDMTRPPQLPRRSNSCLSSLESLAHSLSSAPLLDPDFFQSTKQKNKIRRCKRSQDRRLRRRRATISCSHNEKISKTFPNRTQNQPNLNQSNLFHKDRNLNTQQSTSSNPPPNITHMDGDFESLFEEPQIKEEFSEVDSFPNKATAWKSYAATLSSPGSECAFPDMDGLWGGNRSSYHGGHQRIPHHPGEADSLHVSFPSYYNFANELGRSGGQQHDVTDHAVFKEPNVVQRSSSSQSYHRNGSISQSRSPDSSSRNSSSRTSSAQYLPCANPSPHTVSAEASLSYMQHPYTPYLPHHLPPGPADERNDFQVPQDFTLTPSDLSTATYPAFRGLPDPAHQSSKLHGSTTSVEDSSRDQLCNLTPPTTDSHSPCLYGEQGARAISTPYHQQSNEMPPTLPPVALAAMPDFYAREPFTYEHQAALNSIGASAELASPKDKYTQGLYDGYRDAIDVAGNRGRRSYEALSVNPIINVQDLTGYTGNGPIQLWQFLLELLCDPACKHLIKWTGEGWQFKMEEPDEVAKLWGIRKNKPKMTYEKLSRGIRYYYDKNIIVKCQSRRYVYKYVNNLDSILGHTALQIHKMLGIQPLNDEQDDTASPKEIKPVNLPVVIPQSVGTLVPASVSPPSSTEQATKKQSRSPQLPTGEPPFDYNAAHTSKGFVHFGEHGSTIQPAESFSETSMSTVTVNMAVNAKAENLNLKMGDNFRENEKKPVFDDWIREIARRNPSHINNVGPTTSQDNNVQSNHRPPKEQHRSSATPDGETQRQIKAHAQTRQEEVNNNNYNSNNNHGYYFNPHTSCMQATYTCTQ from the exons atgaattttaacaataacgAGGCAGCAGCAAACGTAAAAGACTTTGCCGTATCCACGCATTCCGTGCTACCAGATGAGATGTATTTAGCGGAGACGTACCCGTTACGATCTCAAGCCACCGAGCAAGCTACGTTCTCGCCATTTTACAAGAACTTGGGCGCTGAGTATTACACAGACGACGAGTCTTCAACCATCAACGCTTTATTTGACGACGCTGTTTCAACATGGCCACAGAGAGAAACGAACTTACAAAATAGCCACGCAGAAGAACGAAGTAGCTGCATGCACCAGAGTTACCAAAAGCAATTCCCTTATTTGCATCAAAAACTCTTGTCTAGTGGTGTCGGAGCCCACGGTACCGCATCAGGGTTTGAGTCATTTACATCTCCCAACACTATGGAGGTAGGTCCGTGTAATAAAGCTCGCGTGTCTACTAAGGTCGAATCGTTTCCTCTATTACACAAGGATTATCAGGAGCAGAGTGTTTGTTGGTCAAGTAGTAGGAACGACATGACCCGTCCTCCACAACTTCCCAGAAGGAGCAATTCCTGTTTATCTTCCCTAGAGAGCCTTGCTCACTCTCTCTCCTCTGCTCCTCTTCTTGATCCTGATTTCTTTCAATCCACAAAGCAAAAGAATAAGATAAGAAGATGCAAAAGAAGTCAAGATCGAAGATTACGCAGAAGAAGAGCGACCATTAGTTGCTCtcacaatgaaaaaatatcaaaaacttTTCCAAACCGAACCCAAAACCAACCAAACCTAAATCAATCAAACTTATTTCACAAGGATCGAAACCTCAACACCCAACAATCGACCTCATCGAATCCTCCGCCAAACATTACACACATGGATGGTGACTTTGAAAGTTTATTCGAAGAGCCGCAGATAAAAGAAGAGTTTTCCGAAGTCGACTCGTTCCCCAACAAGG CTACCGCGTGGAAATCATACGCCGCAACTTTATCGAGTCCTGGGTCGGAATGCGCGTTCCCTGACATGGACGGACTGTGGGGGGGAAACCGATCCAGTTACCACGGAGGACACCAACGTATTCCTCATCATCCTGGGGAGGCAGATTCACTACAC GTGTCATTTCCTTCGTATTATAATTTTGCAAACGAGCTTGGTAGAAGCGGGGGTCAACAACACGATGTAACAGATCATGCTGTCTTCAAGGAGCCGAACGTTGTACAACGAAGTTCGTCTTCACAAAGTTACCATCGTAACGGTTCTATTTCCCAATCTCGCTCACCTGATAGTAGTTCTAG GAACTCCAGCAGTAGAACATCATCGGCTCAATATCTACCGTGTGCAAACCCTTCCCCACACACCGTATCTGCTGAAGCATCGCTATCATACATGCAGCACCCATACACCCCCTACCTTCCACACCACCTTCCACCAGGCCCCGCCGACGAAAGAAACGACTTCCAAGTCCCGCAGGATTTTACTTTAACCCCGAGCGATCTATCGACGGCAACTTACCCAGCGTTCCGCGGTTTACCGGACCCCGCGCACCAATCTTCTAAGCTACATGGATCAACCACGAGTGTCGAGGACTCGAGCCGAGACCAACTTTGTAATCTGACCCCACCCACTACTGACAGCCACTCACCGTGTCTATACGGCGAGCAAGGGGCAAGAGCTATATCCACACCTTACCACCAGCAGTCTAATGAAATGCCGCCGACTCTTCCGCCTGTTGCTCTTGCAGCCATGCCCGACTTTTACGCTCGTGAGCCCTTCACATATGAGCACCAAGCAGCGTTAAATTCTATAGGCGCTTCTGCTGAGCTGGCATCTCCGAAAGATAAATACACTCAGGGCCTCTACGACGGCTACAGAGACGCAATAGATGTTGCTGGCAATCGTGGTCGGCGATCTTACGAAGCATTGAGCGTAAACCCGATCATAAATGTCCAGGATCTCACAGGATACACAG GTAATGGACCAATACAGTTGTGGCAGTTCTTACTCGAGTTATTGTGCGATCCTGCTTGTAAACACTTGATTAAATGGACGGGTGAAGGGTGGCAGTTTAAAATGGAGGAGCCAGACGAAGTTGCGAA GCTCTGGGGTATCCGCAAGAATAAACCCAAAATGACGTACGAGAAGTTGTCGCGCGGTATAAGATACTATTATGACAAAAACATCATCGTAAAATGTCAATCAAG GCGGTATGTTTACAAGTACGTGAACAATTTGGATTCAATCCTTGGCCACACAGCTTTACAAATCCATAAAATGTTGGGAATCCAACCTTTGAACGACGAGCAAGACGATACTGCTTCACCAAAAGAAATCAAACCCGTGAACCTACCCGTGGTCATACCACAGTCAGTGGGAACCCTTGTGCCTGCATCTGTATCACCGCCGTCAAGCACTGAAC AAGCGACAAAAAAGCAATCGCGTTCCCCACAGTTGCCCACGGGAGAGCCACCGTTTGATTACAACGCAGCTCATACATCGAAGGGATTCGTTCACTTCGGCGAGCATGGCAGTACTATCCAGCCGGCAGAATCCTTCAGTGAAACGTCGATGTCAACAGTAACCGTCAACATGGCGGTAAACGCCAAAGCAGAGAATTTGAACCTGAAAATGGGCGACAATTTTCGGG AAAATGAAAAGAAGCCAGTGTTTGACGATTGGATTCGGGAAATAGCAAGGAGAAACCCTTCGCATATAAACAACGTTGGACCAACAACGTCACAAGACAACAACGTCCAATCAAACCACAGACCACCAAAGGAACAGCACCGCTCTTCTGCGACACCTGACGGCGAGACGCAGCGACAAATTAAAGCCCATGCGCAAACTCGCCAAGAAGAAGTCAACAATAATAACTACAACAGCAACAATAACCACGGCTATTATTTTAACCCACACACCTCCTGCATGCAAGCTACATACACATGCACGCAATAA